The stretch of DNA CACCCCCAGTGAAATCTGGGCGTACAGCAAACCCAGATAGCCCCAGAACACGATCTGAATCAGTAGTGGTGTACCGCGGAAAACCCACACGTACAGCCAGGCCAACACGTTCAACACCGGGTTGGTAGAGAGCCTCATCACGGCGAGCACTACTCCGAGCACCGAGGAGACGACCATTGAGATGACCGTGATCACCAGCGTGAGCACCACACCAGAAAGGATGCGCGGGTTGAACAGGAACTCGGTGATAGTCGGGTGGTGGATATTCTCGTTCTCCCACAGGGACGCCCCCAGAGTCACGAAGGCTGCCAGGAGCAGTGCCGCCACAACCCAACGCCACGGGTGCCGGAGAGGAACCGCGACGATGTCGTCGGGGTCGACGTCAGACGTCACAGCCCGCGGGTCCTTGCGCGTCGAAGCGATTGTCTCTGGCGTCATCTCATCACGACCCGAGGTTGATGCCGGCCTGCGGAATGCCGTAGTCGACCATGTCGTATTTCTTGAGCACCCGCGCATAGGAGCCGTCGGCGATCGCCGACTCCATGGCGAGGTTCAGTGCCTTGGCGAGTGCGTTGTCCTTCTTCAGCACGCCGATGCCCGTGTAGACCGGGTTGTAACCGGCCGGGTTCTCGGGGTCTTTGACGACGTCGAAAAGTTTTCCGTCGCCCGCGGTCTGCGAGGCGTAGGCGGCGACAACCGAGTCGACGACGTCGGCGACGGCCTTGCCGGAGCGCACGGCGGTTTGCACGTCGGTTTCGATCGGCAGCTCCATGGTTTTGATCGGGCCGGGGCCCGCTGCGGTGCATTGGGCGTCGTAGCCGTGCAGAATATCAGCCTGCACCGTTGCCTTCTGTACAGTGACATCCTTGCCGCAGAGATCGAGCACAGTCGTAATCCCATCGGGGTTGCCAGCCAACACCAAGATCGAGAATCCAGCGTGCAGGTAGGCCACGAAATCCAGCGTCTTCTGACGCTCCGGGGTGTCGTTCATGCCAGACATGATCACATCGTGCTTGCCAGACTGCAGCGAAGGGATGATGCTGTCGAAGGCCTGCGTCTGCAGTTCCATCCTCACGCCGAGCTTGCCCCCGAGAACCTGTGCCAGGTCAAAGTCGAATCCGGTCAGGTTCTGGTTTGCGTCAAACATCTCCATGGGCGGGAACGGAATGTCGGAGGCCACCTTGATGACCCCGGCGTCCTTGAATTTCGCGGGCAGAGCCGCGGCCGCCGCGGGGTCAAGGTCGGCAGGGTTCGCCGTGGCCGCCGCCGTGGAACCGCCCGCTCCGCCGGCCGAGCAGCCGGCCAACAGCAACGAGGCCGTGACGCCGATTGCCGTTGCAAGTTTCCACGAAACTGAGGTGCTCTTCGTTGTCATGGTGCTCTCCTGAAGGTTATGCGGTGTGGGATGCCGACGCCGCTGGTGAGATCGATTCTGTTGGTGAGGTCAATGTTGGTGAGTTCAGTGCTGCTGAGCTCAGAACCGGATGTCGACGGTCGACGTCGTCAGACTGGCCAGCACGTCGGGAAGAACATCGACGCCGATGCCCGGCCCGGTCGGCACGTGCAACCGGCCGGCGTCGAGAATGAACGGTGCCGTCACATCCTGCTCGTAGTACCGGCTGGACGCCGAGGTGTCGCCGGGCATCACGAAGTTCGGCAGGGCGGCAAGGGCGACGTTGGCGGCCCGTCCGATGCCGGTCTCCAGCATTCCGCCGCACCAGACGGGCACGCCGTTCGCCGCTGCGACATCGTGGATACGACGCGCTTCGAAATAGCCGCCCACACGAGCTGGCTTCACGTTGATCACGCTGCAGGCGCCGAGTGCGATCGCTGCTGCTGCGTCCCTGGCGGACTCGATCGATTCATCGAGGCAGATCGGTGTCGAGATCAGCCGGGCCAGGCCCGCGTGCCCCAGAATGTCGTCTTCCGGCAGCGGCTGCTCGATCAGAAGCAGGTCAAAGGGGTCGAGACGAGCGAGGTGACGCGCATCAGCCAGGGTATAGGCGGTGTTCGCGTCGACCTGCAACAGAATGTCGGGGCCGAAACGCTCCCGCACCAGGCGCACCGGCTCGATGTCCCAGCCGGGTTCGATCTTCAGTTTGATGCGCAGGTAGCCCTCGTCCAAATAGCGACCGACGGCGTCGAGCAGTTCGTCGAGGGAATCCATGATTCCGACCGACACGCCAGCAGGAACGCTCTCGTGCACGGCACCGAGGTGCGCTCCAAACGAGATCCCGCGCTCCTTGAGCTGCGCGTCAAGGATCGCTGTCTCGAGTACGGCCTTTGACATCTGGTGCCCCTTCACGGGCGCCAACGCCGTAGCCACGTGCTCGGCCGTCAAACTGTCGCCGAGTGCCTGCAGACGAGGAATGAGATGTTCTCTGATGACCAGGTCGCCGCCGTCGAGGAACTCGGGGCTGTAGAGCGGGTCGGGCTCAGCCGCGTGCTCGGCCCAACCCTCGGCATCCGCGGTGCTCACACGCACCAGGGTCGTCACGCGCTCGTTCGCGGTGCCGAACGATGTGCGGAACGGCGTGACGAGAGGCAGGGCGATCCTGACCAGTTCAATGTTCTCAATTCTCATGGTCAACCTTCCTTGTTCAGTCGGTACCAGCCGGTTCGAGTGACTCCGAGGGCGCGGTACCCAGCCTCGAAAGCGTCAGTGAAGATGCAGCGGATGGCGGTTCGCCACGCTGTGGCCTCCGCGGAATTCGCGCTGCGCAACGACACGATGTCCGTCGGCACCCGGCACCACAGCACGCCGTCTGCCTCAACGAGAATTGGCCGGTCGTCTGGCCCGATTTCGCGCACCTCAGCCGAGGTGAACGACGGCATCTCGACCGGTTCAGACCGCCCGTCGCTTCCGGCGAGCGCCCGTTCCCCGCTGAGCGGCCACACCGCCACCAGCCGATCGCTTTCGTCGTTGGCGTTGATCTCGTCGTCCATGACGCCGTAGAAATTCTCAATATATTCTTCGGAGTGTGCGCCCAATTTGGTCAGGTTGAAGCGCGCATTCCGGCTCACCAGAGGGTCAAAAGTCCACACCATCGTTTCAATGCCGCGGGCAAGCGCCCACGCGCGCTGGTGCTGTTTGAGCGCAAACCCGACACCTCGGTCGGCGAGTCCGGGACGCACCCCCGCGATGAGCGAGTAAATGGATGCGTCGGGTGTCACAATGCCGACCGCCGCACCGCAGACGCTGCCGCTAGCGTCATAGGCAGCCGTGACGTTCGAGCCGGCGTGGCTGAAGCTGCGCAGAAGGTCGGCCGGAATCGGCGCGCCGTGTTGCGAGGTCCCCCAGACGCCGATGAGCAAGTCCGTGATATTTCTCAGCTGATCCATTTCGTGCTCATCGGCGATGCGCACGCCAGCGGAACTCGCAGCACGGATTGCAGCATGTGCGGCGTGGGTAACCAGCGAGCTTTCGGGGATGGAGGGAAGCATTCGTTCAGTGTGACTGAGGCAGTTCCCGCAGTCGTCGGCGTGCAGCACGAAGATTCGTCACTGAGAATGTTGTGCAACACAATTGACCTGTATCCTTTCGGCATGGTGACCCCTCGAGAGGTGCAGAGCGAACGCAGCGAGCGCACGGAGTTGAGCGTGGGCGAGTTGCTCGGAATTCTCGACGGCGGAGGGCTCCACTTGGCGTCGGGGCGACCCGAGATCCTTTTGCCGCGTACCAGCCCGACGCTCTATGACCCGTGGGCGCCTTCGTCCGGACGACGCAGC from Leifsonia psychrotolerans encodes:
- the menC gene encoding o-succinylbenzoate synthase: MRIENIELVRIALPLVTPFRTSFGTANERVTTLVRVSTADAEGWAEHAAEPDPLYSPEFLDGGDLVIREHLIPRLQALGDSLTAEHVATALAPVKGHQMSKAVLETAILDAQLKERGISFGAHLGAVHESVPAGVSVGIMDSLDELLDAVGRYLDEGYLRIKLKIEPGWDIEPVRLVRERFGPDILLQVDANTAYTLADARHLARLDPFDLLLIEQPLPEDDILGHAGLARLISTPICLDESIESARDAAAAIALGACSVINVKPARVGGYFEARRIHDVAAANGVPVWCGGMLETGIGRAANVALAALPNFVMPGDTSASSRYYEQDVTAPFILDAGRLHVPTGPGIGVDVLPDVLASLTTSTVDIRF
- a CDS encoding GNAT family N-acetyltransferase is translated as MLPSIPESSLVTHAAHAAIRAASSAGVRIADEHEMDQLRNITDLLIGVWGTSQHGAPIPADLLRSFSHAGSNVTAAYDASGSVCGAAVGIVTPDASIYSLIAGVRPGLADRGVGFALKQHQRAWALARGIETMVWTFDPLVSRNARFNLTKLGAHSEEYIENFYGVMDDEINANDESDRLVAVWPLSGERALAGSDGRSEPVEMPSFTSAEVREIGPDDRPILVEADGVLWCRVPTDIVSLRSANSAEATAWRTAIRCIFTDAFEAGYRALGVTRTGWYRLNKEG
- a CDS encoding ABC transporter substrate-binding protein is translated as MTTKSTSVSWKLATAIGVTASLLLAGCSAGGAGGSTAAATANPADLDPAAAAALPAKFKDAGVIKVASDIPFPPMEMFDANQNLTGFDFDLAQVLGGKLGVRMELQTQAFDSIIPSLQSGKHDVIMSGMNDTPERQKTLDFVAYLHAGFSILVLAGNPDGITTVLDLCGKDVTVQKATVQADILHGYDAQCTAAGPGPIKTMELPIETDVQTAVRSGKAVADVVDSVVAAYASQTAGDGKLFDVVKDPENPAGYNPVYTGIGVLKKDNALAKALNLAMESAIADGSYARVLKKYDMVDYGIPQAGINLGS